The DNA region ATTTTCAGTATTCAGAAAAAATATTTCTATCTTTGCACTCCGTTTTTTTTATCGAATAGAGAGCATTCGATTTTGTTCTTTAGCATTTTGAGGAAAAAAGATGCCGATGTAGCTCAGTTGGTAGAGCAGCTGATTTGTAATCAGCGGGTCGGGGGTTCAAGTCCCTTCATCGGCTCAAAAAAGTAGGGGAGGTTCCAGAGCGGTCAAATGGGGCAGACTGTAAATCTGTTGGCGCACGCCTTCGGTGGTTCGAATCCGCCCCTCCCCACTTAAAGACATTGATTTCAAAATCAGAGTTTTGGAAAAGGTAAAAAGTTATTGCCACCAATCCGGAACGAAAAGCTTTGGGATCAAAAATGCGGGAGTAGCTCAGTTGGCAGAGCGACAGCCTTCCAAGCTGTAGGTCGCGGGTTCGAACCTCGTCTCCCGCTCAAAATCAGGCATTTAAGCCGATGCTTAGTGCTTGCCGATGTAGCTCAGCTGGTAGAGCACGTCCTTGGTAAGGACGGGGTCACGGGTTCAAGTCCCGTCATTGGCTCGAATTTATTAATTTTGAACACAAATACAGGAATTTAATTATGGCAAAAGAAAAATTTGAACGTGGTAAACCTCACGTAAACATTGGAACAATTGGTCATATTGACCATGGTAAGACTACCTTGACTGCTGCTATCACCCTGATCCTTTCAAAATCAGGTTTGGCTGAGTTCAGGTCTTTTGATTCAATTGACAATGCTCCTGAAGAAAAGGAAAGAGGTATTACAATCAACACAGCTCATGTGGAGTACCAGACTGCAAACAGGCATTATGCACACGTTGACTGTCCCGGACATGCCGACTATATCAAAAATATGGTTACCGGTGCTGCTCAGATGGACGGTGCTATTCTGGTCGTTGCTGCAACTGACGGACCTATGCCTCAGACAAGGGAACATATCCTTTTGGCTTATCAGGTTGGCGTTCCAAGAATGGTTGTTTTCATGAACAAGGTTGATATGGTTGACGATCCTGAACTCCTCGATCTGGTAGAAATGGAAGTCAGAGACCTTTTGACTTTCTACGGCTATGACGGAGACAATGCTCCCGTAATCCGTGGTTCTGCCTTAGGTGCACTCAATGGAGAAGAAAAATGGGTGAATACCGTTATGGAACTGATGGAAGCTGTTGATGAATACATTCCGTTACCAGTGCGTGCTATCGACAAACCATTCCTGATGCCTATCGAAGACGTGTTTTCAATCACCGGTCGTGGTACAGTTGCCACAGGTAGAATTGAAAGAGGTGTGATTAAAGTCGGAGAAAAGGTACAGATTGTTGGTTTCATGGAAAAACCACTTGAAACAACCGTAACCGGAGTCGAAATGTTCCGTAAGCTTCTGGATCAGGGAGAAGCTGGCGACAATGCAGGTCTGCTGCTTCGCGGTATTGATAAAAACGAAATCAGAAGAGGAATGGTTATCGCAGCTCCTAACTCTATCACCCCTCATACCAAATTCAAAGGTCAGGTTTACGTTTTGAAAAAGGAAGAAGGTGGACGTCATACCCCATTCTTTACCAATTACCGTCCTCAGTTCTATCTCCGTACAACTGACGTAACAGGAATCTGTAACTTACCCGAAGGTGTTGAAATGGTGATGCCTGGCGATAATGTAACCATTACCGTTGAGCTGATTACCCCTGTTGCTATAGAAAAAGGTTTGCGTTTTGCAATCCGTGAAGGTGGAAGAACCATCGGAGCAGGTCAGGTTACCGAAATTATTGAATAAGATATTTTTAAATAGGAACACGGGTGTAGCTCAATTGGCAGAGCAGCGGTCTCCAAAACCGCAGGCTGGGAGTTCGACTCTCTCCACCCGTGCCTAAATTACTGATGAGCATGAAGAAAATTAAGGAATTGCTGAAAGTTACCTGGGATGAGCTGATTCATAAGGTAACATGGCCGACATGGGATGAGCTTCAATCGAGCGCTGTCATCACACTGGTTGCTTCACTCATCATTGCGGTACTGGTCTTCATTATGGATGCTGTATTTGAAAATGTGTTTAAATTATTTTATCAGATATTTTCATAGTTAATCAATGCAGGCTCCTGATTTTAAATGGTATGTTGTCCGTGTCATCAGTGGCAGGGAAGAAAAAATCAAAGAGCATATTCTTTTTGAGATTGAAAAAGCCAATCTGAAAGATTATGTTCGCCAGGCCATTGTTCCCGTTGAAAAAGTCATCCAGCTCCGCAATGGCAAAAAAATCACCAAGGATAAAAACTTTTATCCCGGCTATGTCATTATCGAGGCTTCCCTGACACCTGAGGTAAAGTTTACCATTAAAAACACAACAGGGGTATTTGATTTTTTAGGAACCAAAGATACCCCCATACCTTTACGTCAGGCAGAAATTAACCGGATACTTGGAAAAATAGAGCAGGCATCTGAAGTCGGTGAGCAGCTTGAAGTACCATTCCTGATCGGAGAGCCTGTGAAAATTACAGATGGCCCGTTTAACGGATTTAACGGTGTCATCGAAGAAATTAATGAAGAGAAGAAGAAACTTAAAGTCATTGTAAAGATATTCGGAAGGAGAACTCCTGTAGAACTGAATTACATGCAGGTAGAAAAAAGTTAATTGTTATGGCTAAAGAAATTGCAACATTTATTAAACTTCAGATAAAAGGTGGAGCTGCAAATCCATCACCGCCAATAGGCCCCGCTTTGGGTTCCAAAGGTGTGAACATCATGGAGTTTTGTAAACAGTTTAATGCAAGAACGCAGAATATGGCAGGCAAAACAGTGCCTGTTGTGATAACTGTTTACACCGACAAATCCTTTTCATTTGAAATAAAGACATCTCCGGCTGCTGTGCAGTTACTGGAAGCTGCCAAAATTCAGAAAGGTTCTGCTGAACCCAACAGAAATAAGTCAGGATCAGTAACATGGGCACAAATTGAAGAAATTGCCAAAGATAAAATGCCCGACCTGAATACGACCAAACTCGAATCAGCGATGAAAATGATAGCCGGTACGGCTCGTAGTATGGGTATTACAGTTACCGGAGTAGCTCCTTGGGAAAATTAAAAAAATTGAGAAGTGACAACTTTAACAAAAAATAGAAAAGCCGCCCTGTCGAAGATTGAAAAGGGTAAGTTGTATGAGCTGAAAGAAGCTGTCAGGCTGGTAAAAGATATTACTTATACCAAGTTCAACGCCTCTGTGGATATTGATGTCCGTTTGGGTGTCGATCCCAAAAAAGCCAATCAGATGGTCAGAGGGGTTTCCACCTTGCCTCATGGCACAGGAAAAGAACTTAAAGTGCTGGTATTGTGTAATCCGGATGTGGAAGAAGCAGCCAGGGAAGCCGGTGCCGATTATGTCGGACTCGATACCTATCTTGATAAAATTAAGGATGGCTGGACAGACGTTGATATCATTATCACCAGCCCCGACATTATGCCAAAACTTGGACGTTTTGGTAAAATTCTGGGGCCGAGAGGATTAATGCCCAATCCAAAATCAGGTACGGTTACCAATGATATTCCAAAGGCAGTCAGGGAAGTAAAAAGTGGTAAAATTGACTTCAAAGTTGATAAATACGGAATTATCCATACAACAGTAGGCCGTGTATCATTTACTCCCGAACAGCTTTTTGAAAACGTAACTGAGTTGGTGCAAACCATACAAAAATTACGTCCGGCTGCCGCCAAGGGAGCTTATTTCAAAGGAATTACTTTATCGAGCACCATGAGTCCGGGAATTGAAATTGATATTAAATCCATTCCAGGTATTTAAAGTTTAGATTATGAATAAGGAAAAGAAATACGAAATAGTCAACGAGCTTGCCGACATCATCAGCAAAAAGAATAATTTTATTATTGCCGATGTATCCGGGCTTAGTGTGAAAGACACCGTTGAATTAAGAAAGCTTTGCCATAAAAATGGAATCAGCCTGATAGTATCCAAAAATACGCTGATTGTCAAAGCACTTGAAAAACTTAACCTGAATAATGAAGAGCTGGTGAAGAGTCTGAAAGGTCCATCATCACTGATGTTTTGTGATAATCCGACAGCTCCTGCAAAAGTCATTAAGGAATTCAGGAAAAAAGCAACAAAACCCGACATTAAAGCCGCATATATCGAAGAATCGGTCTATGTAGGCGATAATCTTGTCGATTCGCTGATGAACATCAAATCGAAAAATGAACTTCTTGGCGAATTAGTCGGCTTGCTGAATTCACCGATCAGAAATCTGGTCTCGGCCCTGAACAGCAAGGGACAGGAAATTATGGGTGTTTTGGAAACATTATCAAAAAAGTAACTTATTAAAAAATTTATAAATCACTACTAAAATTTTAAAAAATGGCAGATATTAGAGCGATTGCTGAAGAGTTAGTGAATCTCACTGTTAAGGAAGTCAATGAACTTACCGCTTTATTGAAAAATGAATATGGAATTGAACCAGCAGCAGCAGCAGTAGCTGTGGCAGCCCCCGTTGCCGGAGCCACCGCAGAAGCTGAAGTTGTGGAAGAAAAAACATCATTTGATGTTATTCTGAAGAGTGCCGGAGGTGCTAAACTTCAGGTTGTTAAAGTTGTGAAAGATATCACCGGATTAGGTCTGAAAGAAGCAAAAGACCTCGTTGATGCTGCTCCCAAAGAAGTCAAAACAGGTATTTCAAAAGAAGAGGCTGAAAGTTTTAAAGCAAGATTAGAAGAAGTTGGTGCAGAGGTTGAACTAAAATAATTCTATCACTTCTGTGTCAATTTACATATCATCCTCGAGGTTATACCTTTTACCAATGCTTTTTGGTAAAAGGTATAATTTATCTTATAGTTTTTGAAAAGTCAATTTCTTATTTAACATAGTATGAATACAAGAAGGATTAATTTCGGGACTATTGAAAGCCCAATGGATTATCCTGATTTTCTCGATATTCAGCTGAAATCATTCCGGGAATTTTTTCAGATTGAATCCTTATCGGAAGAAAAACGAAACGAAACCCTTTACAAGGTGTTTCAGGAAAATTTCCCCATTACTGATTCAAGGGGCGTCTTTGTCCTTGAATTTCTTGATTATTTTATCGACCCTCCCAAGTTTACGGTTGAAGAATGTATCGACAGGGGGTTGACCTACAGCGTTGCATTAAAGGCAAGACTTAAGCTCTCCTGCACCGATGAAGAACATGAGGAATTTGAAACTACCGTTCAGGATGTTTTTCTCGGAACTGTCCCATACATGACCGACAGGGGTTCTTTTATCATTAATGGAGCAGAACGTGTCATCGTTTCACAGTTGCACCGTTCCCCTGGTGTTTTCTTCAGTCAAAGTTACCATACGAGTGGCGTCAGGCTCTATTCGGCACGTGTTATTCCTTTTAAAGGTTCATGGATGGAATTTGCTACTGATGTCAGCAACATCATGTATGCTTATATAGACAGAAAAAAGAAATTCCCAGTAACCACCCTCTTACGTGCTATCGGATATGAGACCGATAAAGACATTCTTGAGCTTTTCGACCTTTCCGAAGAATTTAAAGTTAAAAAAACTGAATTAAAGAAAATTGTCGGCAGACGCCTCGCTGCAAGAATTCTGAGAAAATGGGTCGAAGACTTTGTAGATGAAGATACCGGTGAAGTGGTTTCTATCGAAAGAAATGAAATCATTATCGAACGTGATACCGTTTTGACTGAAGATCATATCGACCTGATTCTGAATGCAAATGCAAAAACAGTTATTTTGCATAAAGAAGGTACCAACGCCAATGATTACGAAATTATCTACAATACCCTTCAGAAAGATCCTTCCAATTCAGCAAAAGAAGCACTGGAATATATTTACCGTCAGTTAAGAAATACAGATCCCCCCGATGAGGAAACTGCCAGAGGAATCATTGAAAAACTGTTTTTCTCTGATAAAAGGTATGACCTGGGGCAGGTTGGACGCTACAGACTAAACAGGAAATTAAATCAGAATATTGATGAATCGGTCAGGGTTCTGACTCAGGACGATATCATCAAGATTATCAAATATCTGGTTCAGTTGAGCAATTCGAAGACAGATGTGGACGACATCGACCATCTTAGCAACAGGAGGGTCAGGACGGTAGGAGAACAGCTTTACGGTCAGTTTAGTGTCGGGCTCTCAAGGATGGCACGTACCATACGTGAAAAGATGAATGTCAGGGACAATGAGGTTTTCAAACCTGTTGACCTGATCAATTCCCGCACGTTGACGTCAGTTCTAAATTCGTTTTTCGGCACCAATCAGTTGTCGCAGTTCATGGATCAGACCAATGTATTGGCAGAAATCACCCATAAGAGAAGATTGTCAGCACTTGGCCCCGGAGGTTTGAGCCGCGACAGGGCTGGTTTTGAAGTCCGTGACGTTCACTACACTCACTATGGAAGGTTATGTACCATCGAAACACCTGAAGGTCCGAACATCGGTCTTATTTCCACACTTGCTGTTTATGCAAGAATCAATGAAATGGGATTCATTGAAACCCCATACCGCAAGGTGCAGGATGGTATCGTATTGAACGGAATTGAAAACGTGCAGTATCTATCTGCTGAAGAAGAAGATGAATGTATCATTGCCCAGGCAAATGCTCCTTTAGATAAATCAACAGGTTCATTTATCAACAGGTTTGTCAAATGCCGTGAGGGAGGTGAGTTTTCAATTATTGACAACAAGCGGGTCAATTATATGGATATTTCACCTAACCAGATTGTTTCGGTGGCTGCTTCCCTGATTCCTTTCCTCGAACATGATGATGCAAACAGGGCTCTCATGGGTTCAAACATGCAACGCCAGGCCGTTCCTTTGATTCGTCCGGAAGCTCCTATCGTGGGAACCGGAATTGAAGAAAGGGTAGCCCGCGACTCAAGAATTTTCCCTGTTGCCGAATTTGACGGCACCATCGAATATGTAGATGCCAACAAGATTGTCATTCGGTATGAAAGGAATGAAGAAGAACAACTTATTGATTTCGAAGGAGATGTTGTTACTATCCCATTGACCAAATTCAGACGTACCAACCAAAATACCGCAATTTGTATCAATCCCATTGTCAGAAAAGGACAGAAAGTCAAGAAGGGTGAAATCCTTTGTGATGGATTTTCGACAGTAGAGGGTGAGCTTGCTTTGGGGAGAAACCTGATGGTTGCCTTCATGCCCTGGCAGGGATACAATTTTGAAGATGCTATCGTCATTTCGGAAAAAGCTGTAAAAGAAGACTGGTTTACTTCGCTGCATATCACCGAATATGAACTGGATGTCAGAGATACTAAACGTGGAATGGAAGAATTTACTTCCGATATTCCGAATGTCAGTGAAGATGCTACCAGAAATCTTGACGACATGGGCTTAATCCGTATTGGTGCTGAAGTCAGGGAAGGGGATATTCTGATTGGAAAAATTACCCCGAAAGGAGAAAGTGAACCTTCACCTGAAGAAAAGCTTTTGCGTGCTATTTTCGGTGACAAAGCCGGTGATGTAAAAGATGTATCGCTCCGCATGCCACCATCTTCCGTAGGTATTGTGATTGATAAAAAACTGTTTGAAAGGGTAAAAAGAGATAAAGAAGGCAAACAGAAAAGCAAGGATGATCTTGAAAAGATAGAAAGTACCTACAAGAAAAACTGCGAAATGTACAGGCAGGCACTCATTGACAAATTGCTGAAAATACTTGCCAATGAAACCAGCCGTGGTGTGGTTAATGAATATGGTGAAGTGGTCATTCCGCGAGGTAACAAGTTTAATCAGAAGGCACTGCTGAAGATTCAGGATTACAATCTGTTGAGACCTGAAAAATGGACAAACAACGAAACGGTAAATGAACTGGTTAAAAAGGTTCTTCAGAATTACAAACGTAAGTATAACGCAGAAAGCGGCTGGCTGAAACGTATGCAGTTTACCCTGACTGTTGGGGATGAGCTTCCTACCGGTGTGATAAAACTTGCCAAAGTATATGTGGCTGAGAAGAGAAAGCTGAAGGTAGGGGATAAGATGGCCGGTAGGCATGGGAATAAGGGCGTTGTTGCCAAAATAGTTCCTGAAGAAGATATGCCGTTCCTCGAAGACGGTACCCCGGTGGATATTGTTCTTAATCCTCTGGGTGTTCCTTCCCGTATGAACCTCGGACAGATTTACGAATCTATTCTTGGCTGGGCAGGGCGTGAATTAGGACTTAAGTTTGCCACCCCGATTTTTGACGGTGCCAGTGAAGAGCAGATTGAGGAATATATTCAGAAAGCGGGACTTCCTTCCTTTGGCAGGACTTACCTTTACAACGGGCTGACAGGCGAAAGATTCCACCAGATGGCTACTGTTGGGGTGATTTATATGATAAAACTGGTTCACATGGTGGACGATAAGATGCATGCCCGCTCCATCGGTCCTTATTCACTGATTACACAACAGCCTCTGGGTGGTAAATCACAGTTTGGTGGTCAGCGTTTTGGTGAAATGGAAGTCTGGGCACTCGAAGCCTTTGGGGCCTCCAATGTGCTGCGTGAAGTTCTGACCATTAAATCTGACGACATTGTCGGAAGGGCCAAAACGTATGAAGCCATCGTGAAAGGTGAACCCATTATTGAATATGGCATTCCGGAATCTATCAACGTGCTTATCAATGAGTTAAAAGCACTGGCTCTTGATGTTCAATTTGAGTAAAAATTAAAATTAAGTGATATTATGTCGCTTCGTAAAAGTAAAAAGAAAATAGACAGTAACTTCACTAAAATGAAGATAAGTCTGGCCTCTCCTGAAACCATTCTCGACTGGTCGTATGGTGAAGTTACAAAACCCGAAACCATTAATTACCGTACATTCAAGCCCGAAATGGGTGGATTGTTTTGTGAAAGAATTTTCGGCCCGACAAAGGATTATGAATGTCATTGCGGCAAATATAAGAGAATACGTTATAAAGGAATTGTTTGCGACCGTTGTGGCGTTGAAGTAACCGAAAAACGTGTCAGAAGGGAAAGGATGGGACATATTAATCTGGTTGTACCTGTAGCTCACATCTGGTATTTCAAATCATTGCCCAATAAAATCGGCTACCTGCTTGGAATTTCTTCCAAAAAGCTCGAAATGATAATTTATTATGAGCGCTATATTGTCATTCAACCGGGAATTAAAGAAAAAGATGGTGTAAATGCCCTCGATTTTCTGACAGAAGAGGAATACCTCGATATAATTGATTCCTTACCTGATGAAAATCAGTATCTTGATGAAAATGACCCCAATAAATTTGTGGCAAAAATGGGGGGTGAAGCACTGTATGACTTACTTTCACGAATCAATCTTGATGAATTATCCTATGAATTAAGACACAAGGCAAACACTGAAACATCGCAGCAAAGAAAAGCTGAAGCTTTAAAAAGGCTGAAAGTTATCGAAAGTTTTCGCGAAGCCAACCTTCATGGTGAAAACAGACCAGAATGGATGATGATCAAGGTTTTACCGGTCATGCCACCCGAACTTCGCCCGTTAGTCCCACTTGATGGAGGACGTTTTGCTTCATCCGACCTGAACGATTTGTACAGAAGGGTAGTTATCAGAAACAACAGGTTGAAGAGACTGCTCGAAATCAAAGCTCCTGAAGTGATTCTGAGAAATGAAAAAAGAATGCTTCAGGAAGCAGTGGATTCATTATTCGACAATTCCAGAAAAGCAAGTGCTGTTAAAACCGAAGGAAACCGTCCGCTGAAATCCTTGAGCGATATGCTGAAAGGAAAGCAGGGGCGTTTTCGTCAAAACTTACTTGGTAAACGTGTTGACTTTTCAGGCCGTTCAGTCATTGTGGTGGGGCCAACCCTGAAAATGCATGAATGTGGTTTACCTAAAGCCATGGCTGCCGAGCTTTTTAAACCTTTCATTATCCGCAAGCTGATTGAAAGAGGTATTGTCAAAACAGTCAAATCGGCAAAGAAAATCGTTGAAAGAAAAGACAATATCATTTGGGAAATCCTTGAAAACATACTAAAAGGACATCCTGTATTACTTAACCGTGCTCCTACACTTCACCGTCTTGGTATTCAGGCATTTCAGCCCAAACTCGTTGAAGGTAAAGCTATTCAGCTGCATCCTCTTGTTTGTACAGGTTTCAATGCCGACTTTGATGGTGACCAGATGGCTGTTCATGTTCCACTAAGTCAGGCTGCTATTCTCGAAGCACAGTTATTGATGCTTTCATCCCACAATATTTTGTCGCCTTCCAACGGCTCACCTATTGTGGTGCCTTCTCAGGATATGGTTCTTGGGCTTTATTACCTCACAAAAGGGAGAAAAAGCACACCTGAAAATCCTGTGAAAGGAGAAGGCCTGTACTTTTATTCACCCGAAGAAGCCATGATAGCATTCGACCATCAGGTGGTTGATCTTCATGCATTTGTCAATGTCAGGGTGCGTAAGGTTGACCATGATGGAAATTTCTATCATGAAATTGTTAATACAACGATTGGCCGGGTTATTCTTAACCAATATGTTCCTGAAGAAATTGGCTTTATTAACGATATTCTGACCAAAAAATCTTTAAGAGATTACATTAACGAAATCTACAGGTTAGCCGGATACGAAAAAACGGCTAAATTCCTTGATGACATCAAAGACCTTGGATTCCATTATGCTTTTATTGGCGGGCTTTCCTTTAATATTTCCAATATTCCTGTTCCTCCTGAAAAAGAAGAGCTGATAGCTCAGGCTCAGGCTGAAGTGGAAGAAATCACCGAAAGTTATCTGAATGGTTTTATTACCAACAATGAAAGATATAATCAGGTGATCGACATCTGGACAAGAATCACCAACTCTGTTACCAAGCATCTGCTGAAACATTTGTCGGAAGACCTTGATGGCTTTAATCCTATCTATATGATGCTTGATTCAGGTGCAAGGGGTTCCAAGGAACAGATTCGACAGCTTGGCGGGATGAGAGGACTGATGGCAAAACCTAAAAAACACGTTTCAGGTGGTAATACCGGTGAAATTATTGAGAACCCTATTATTTCAAACTTTAAAGAAGGTTTGTCGGTTCTTGAGTACTTTATTTCCTCACACGGTGCTCGTAAAGGTTTGGCTGACACCGCTCTTAAAACAGCAGATGCCGGTTATCTGACCAGAAGGCTTCATGATGTTGCACAAGACGTGGTGGTCAGGGAAGAAGACTGTGGAACATTGAGGGGACTTACCATTTCAGCACTGAAAGATAACGAAGAGATAGTCGAATCGCTTTATGACCGTATTCTTGGCAGGGTAGCTCTGCATGATGTTTACCATCCGCTGACGGGTGAACTTATTATTGAAGCCGGACAGGAAATTACTGAAGAGTTAGCACAGAAAATTGAAGACAGCCCTATCGAAAGCGTTGAAATCAGGTCGGTTCTGACCTGCGAATCACGTAATGGGGTTTGTGAAAAATGTTATGGACGTAATCTCGCCAACAATCAGATGGTGCAGAAAGGAGAAGCTGTGGGTGTCATTGCCGCACAATCCATCGGAGAGCCGGGTACCCAGCTGACACTCCGTACTTTCCACGTTGGTGGTGCTGCTTCCCAGATCGCTTCTGAAAGTTATATCAATGCAAAAATTGATGGTATCCTTGAATTCTCAGCAATGAGGACTGTCAGGTATGAGGAAAATGGAGAAGAAAAAGAAGTTGTGGTCAGCCGTACAGGAGAAATCAGAATTCTGGATAAAAAACTGAGAGCTGTCATTTATACCCACAACATACCTTATGGTGCTTTGCTGAATGTAAAAGACAATACAGAAATCAGAAAGGGCGACCGTATCTGTTCATGGGACCCATATAATGCCCTTATTATTTCCGAATATACCGGTACTATCAGATTCAAAAATGTTATCGAGGGTATTACCTATCGTGAAGAAGCTGATGAGCAAACCGGCCACCGTGAAAAAGTGATTACCGATACCA from Sphingobacteriales bacterium includes:
- the rpoC gene encoding DNA-directed RNA polymerase subunit beta' — encoded protein: MSLRKSKKKIDSNFTKMKISLASPETILDWSYGEVTKPETINYRTFKPEMGGLFCERIFGPTKDYECHCGKYKRIRYKGIVCDRCGVEVTEKRVRRERMGHINLVVPVAHIWYFKSLPNKIGYLLGISSKKLEMIIYYERYIVIQPGIKEKDGVNALDFLTEEEYLDIIDSLPDENQYLDENDPNKFVAKMGGEALYDLLSRINLDELSYELRHKANTETSQQRKAEALKRLKVIESFREANLHGENRPEWMMIKVLPVMPPELRPLVPLDGGRFASSDLNDLYRRVVIRNNRLKRLLEIKAPEVILRNEKRMLQEAVDSLFDNSRKASAVKTEGNRPLKSLSDMLKGKQGRFRQNLLGKRVDFSGRSVIVVGPTLKMHECGLPKAMAAELFKPFIIRKLIERGIVKTVKSAKKIVERKDNIIWEILENILKGHPVLLNRAPTLHRLGIQAFQPKLVEGKAIQLHPLVCTGFNADFDGDQMAVHVPLSQAAILEAQLLMLSSHNILSPSNGSPIVVPSQDMVLGLYYLTKGRKSTPENPVKGEGLYFYSPEEAMIAFDHQVVDLHAFVNVRVRKVDHDGNFYHEIVNTTIGRVILNQYVPEEIGFINDILTKKSLRDYINEIYRLAGYEKTAKFLDDIKDLGFHYAFIGGLSFNISNIPVPPEKEELIAQAQAEVEEITESYLNGFITNNERYNQVIDIWTRITNSVTKHLLKHLSEDLDGFNPIYMMLDSGARGSKEQIRQLGGMRGLMAKPKKHVSGGNTGEIIENPIISNFKEGLSVLEYFISSHGARKGLADTALKTADAGYLTRRLHDVAQDVVVREEDCGTLRGLTISALKDNEEIVESLYDRILGRVALHDVYHPLTGELIIEAGQEITEELAQKIEDSPIESVEIRSVLTCESRNGVCEKCYGRNLANNQMVQKGEAVGVIAAQSIGEPGTQLTLRTFHVGGAASQIASESYINAKIDGILEFSAMRTVRYEENGEEKEVVVSRTGEIRILDKKLRAVIYTHNIPYGALLNVKDNTEIRKGDRICSWDPYNALIISEYTGTIRFKNVIEGITYREEADEQTGHREKVITDTKDKTKIPSIFIEENGEIIKDYNAPVGGILKVEDGERIHAGQILIKIPRSTTRTRDITGGLPRVTELFEARNPSNPAIISEIDGIISFGSVKRGNREIIVTSNQGDVKKYLVPLSKHILVQENDFVKAGSPLSDGAITPADILKIKGPYAVQQYILNGIQEVYRLQGVKINDKHIEVIVRQMMQKVTIENPGDTRFLEGDAVDKFEVIKENNWIYDKKVVIDEGDSPSLKKGQIISARRLREENSNLKRKDKRLVEARDGIPATVSPLLQGITRASLGTNSWLSAASFQETTKVLNEAAVAGKVDLMFGLKENVIVGHKIPAGTGLREFENLVVGSMEEYQELLGEE